A region of Polyodon spathula isolate WHYD16114869_AA chromosome 4, ASM1765450v1, whole genome shotgun sequence DNA encodes the following proteins:
- the LOC121314061 gene encoding sonic hedgehog protein A-like, with protein MDEMLLLRITLVCLICCSLVSSGLACGPGRGYGRRRHPKKLTPLAYKQFIPNVAEKTLGASGRYEGKITRNSERFKELTPNYNPDIIFKDEENTGADRLMTQRCKDKLNSLAISVMNQWPGVKLRVTEGWDEDGHHSEESLHYEGRAVDITTSDRDRSKYGMLARLAVEAGFDWVYYESKAHIHCSVKAENSVAAKSGGCFPGSASVILQDGRNKLVKDLNPGDKVLAADDQGNLVLSDFMMFIDKDPESRRVFYVIETEEPHKQIALTAAHLLFVADSNTTAGFHSVKATFASKVKPGQRVFITEGVGNQVKPVAVKRIYLEEYEGSFAPVTAQGTIVVDQVLASCYAVIEEHRWAHWAFAPLRISYGVASLLFSKEHLNTNSTVQDNGVHWYSNALYQIGTWVLDKGSFHPLGMSINSS; from the exons ATGGACGAAATGCTGCTGTTGAGAATTACGCTTGTGTGCTTGATCTGCTGCTCTTTGGTGTCCTCTGGGCTGGCTTGTGGGCCAGGCAGGGGCTATGGAAGGAGAAGGCACCCGAAGAAGCTGACTCCTTTAGCCTACAAGCAGTTCATCCCCAATGTGGCCGAGAAGACCCTTGGGGCCAGTGGCAGATATGAAGGGAAGATCACAAGAAACTCGGAGAGGTTTAAGGAGCTGACTCCCAATTACAATCCTGACATTATATTTAAGGATGAAGAGAACACTGGGGCTGACAGGCTCATGACACAG AGATGCAAAGACAAGCTGAATTCTCTCGCCATTTCAGTGATGAACCAGTGGCCAGGGGTAAAGCTGAGGGTCACGGAAGGCTGGGACGAGGATGGGCACCATTCTGAAGAATCTCTTCATTATGAGGGGAGAGCCGTGGACATCACTACCTCTGACAGAGACAGGAGCAAGTATGGCATGCTAGCCAGGCTGGCAGTGGAGGCTGGATTCGACTGGGTCTACTACGAATCCAAAGCCCATATCCATTGCTCTGTTAAAGCAG AAAACTCTGTCGCTGCTAAATCTGGAGGTTGCTTCCCCGGGTCAGCTTCGGTAATTCTGCAGGATGGGAGAAACAAGCTGGTCAAAGATCTCAATCCTGGAGATAAAGTGCTGGCCGCCGATGACCAAGGGAACCTAGTCCTCAGTGACTTTATGATGTTCATAGACAAAGACCCCGAATCCAGAAGAGTTTTCTACGTGATTGAAACGGAGGAGCCCCACAAGCAGATCGCCCTCACTGCAGCTCACCTCCTCTTCGTTGCCGACAGCAACACCACCGCTGGTTTTCATTCCGTCAAAGCAACATTTGCTAGCAAAGTTAAACCCGGCCAGAGGGTGTTCATAACTGAAGGCGTCGGCAACCAAGTGAAACCTGTCGCGGTGAAAAGGATTTATTTGGAAGAGTATGAAGGTTCCTTTGCCCCCGTCACCGCCCAGGGAACCATTGTGGTGGACCAGGTATTGGCCTCTTGCTACGCTGTAATAGAAGAGCACAGATGGGCTCACTGGGCCTTTGCACCCCTACGAATCTCCTACGGGGTCGCGTCTTTGTTGTTTTCTAAAGAACATTTAAACACCAACAGCACCGTACAAGACAACGGTGTCCACTGGTACTCCAACGCGCTGTATCAAATAGGGACTTGGGTCTTGGATAAGGGCTCGTTTCACCCACTTGGGATGTCAATAAACTCTAGTTGA